The following DNA comes from Thermococcus piezophilus.
CAGCTCGCCGAGCTTCTCGGCGTTCTCGTCAATCCTCGCCTCATTGTAAGCAGGCCACTCTAAGAGGTGGATGCTCTTTGCTCCGATCTTGTCCTTAAAGACCTCTTGGTAGAGCTCCTCCGTTATATGTGGCACAAATGGTGCGAGCAGTAGGAGGATGTTGTAGAGCAACTCATACAGTGCTACTCTTGCCTTCAGCTTGCTCTCTTCGTCGTCGCCGTAGAGGCGGTACTTTATCATCTCGATGTAATCATCCGCAACTTCGTGCCAGACAAATGTTATCAGCTCCCTCGTGAGCAGGTTGAAGCGGTACTTCTCCATTTCCTCCGTGGCGAACTTGATTAAGCGGTGAAGCCTTGAGAGTATCCAGCGGTCAAGGGGCTCAAGCTCAATATCTTTGTTTGCATTATAGTCCAAATCTTTGATGTGCCTCTCTGCAAAGCGGTAGATGTTCCAGACCTTCTGAAGGAAGCGGTAGTTGTAGTCAACAGTTTCCCACTTGAACGGGTGGTCTTCTCCCGGTGGGGCTAAGGCTGTCCAGAGTCTTAAAGCATCAGCACCGTACTTCGGGATCACCTCATCCGGTGCAACGACGTTGCCGTAGCTCTTGCTCATCTTCCTGCCATCAGGTCCAGCCACCATTCCGTTGATGAGGATGTCATGCCACGGCTTTTCCCCGGTAAGAATGTAGGTTCTGAAGATTGTGTAGAACGCCCACGTCCTGATGATGTCGGTTCCTTGGGGTCTCAAAGCTGCGGGGAAGTTGTGCTTGAACCACTTCTCGTCCTTGCCCCACTTGGTGATGATGAGCGGTGTAATGCTCGAATCCACCCAGCAGTCAAGGACGTCAGTTACAGGCTCGAGCTCGGCACCGCAGACCGGGCACTTCTCCACTGGAGGTTTGTCGAAACGCGGGTCAACGGGCAGGTCTTCCTCTCTGGCAGGAATCACATGGCCGTTCTTGCAGACCCAGAATGGAATTGGGGTTCCAAAGACACGCTGCCTGCTTATAACCCAGTCCCAGTCCATTGACTCAGCCCAGTCCTTGAGGCGGAGGAACATATCGCTCGGATACCAGTTGATTTTCTCTGCCACTTTCACAATCTCGTCCGTAAAGTCCTTCACCTTTATGAACCACTGCTTCTTCGGCAGGAGCTCGATCGGGGCCATACAGCTGCTACGCTCAGTGTGCCTCAGGACGCGGTGGGTTATCTTCTCCTTCTTGTAGAGAAGGCCCATCTTTTCGAGATCCTCGGCGATGGCCTTCCTCGCCTCTTCGGTCTTCATGCCGGCGTACTTGCCGGCGTTTTCGTTCATGGTGCCGTCCTCGTTGATGGCTATGATGACCGGCAGGTTGTAGCGCTTCTGCCACACGACGTCCTGCTCATCGCCGTAGGTACAGTTGTAAACGGCACCGGTTCCAAAGGTCGGATCGACGTCTTCGTCGGCTATAACCGGCACTTCACGCTCGAATATCGGGAGCTTCACCTTTTTGCCGACAACGTCCTTATACCTCTCATCGTCAGGGTGGACAAATACCGCAACACAGGCCGGCATGAGCTCCGGTCTCGTTGTCGCTATCGGGACGTAACCGCTACCATCAGCAAGTGGGAGCTTTATGTAATAGAGGAAGCCGTCCTCTTCCACGTAACCTACTTCAGCCTTGGCAAGGCTCGTCCTACATCTCGGACACCAGTAAACCGGGTGCTCTGCTTGATAAAGCAGGCCTTTCTTGTAGAACTCCAGCAGGGACTTCTGCACTAAAGCCCTGTATTCGTCATCCATCGTGTGATACTCCAAATCCCAGTCAGCAGAATAACCAATTCTGATAAACTGGTTTCTCATTGCTTCAATAGCCTGCCAGGTCCACTCGATACACTTCTGCAGAAACTTTTCTGGTTCATCCTTGCTGATTCCAAACTCCTTCTCCACCTTCAGCTCGGTCGGAAGGCCGTGGTTGTCGAAGCCCTGTGGGAAGAGCACGTTATAGCCAGTCATGCGCTTATAACGGGCCACAATGTCAATCCAGGTGTGGCTGAGCACATGACCAAGGTGGAGCGTTCCGCTTGTGAACGGGGGTGGAGTGTCGATCGCGTAGCGTGGCCTCTTCTCGTCGAGCTCATATTTGTAGATTTTTTCATCCAGCCAGAACTTCTGCCACTTGGGCTCAATCTCGTTCGGGTCGTAGGTTTTGGGAAGCATCGTATCATCCTCCATCGGGTTTTTCAGTGATGTTACCCCCTTCAGCGGGAGCGCTTAAAAAGGTTAATCCCCAAAGAGGAAGCGCCGCGAGGACTCCGAGGGAGCCGGCCATG
Coding sequences within:
- a CDS encoding valine--tRNA ligase, producing MLPKTYDPNEIEPKWQKFWLDEKIYKYELDEKRPRYAIDTPPPFTSGTLHLGHVLSHTWIDIVARYKRMTGYNVLFPQGFDNHGLPTELKVEKEFGISKDEPEKFLQKCIEWTWQAIEAMRNQFIRIGYSADWDLEYHTMDDEYRALVQKSLLEFYKKGLLYQAEHPVYWCPRCRTSLAKAEVGYVEEDGFLYYIKLPLADGSGYVPIATTRPELMPACVAVFVHPDDERYKDVVGKKVKLPIFEREVPVIADEDVDPTFGTGAVYNCTYGDEQDVVWQKRYNLPVIIAINEDGTMNENAGKYAGMKTEEARKAIAEDLEKMGLLYKKEKITHRVLRHTERSSCMAPIELLPKKQWFIKVKDFTDEIVKVAEKINWYPSDMFLRLKDWAESMDWDWVISRQRVFGTPIPFWVCKNGHVIPAREEDLPVDPRFDKPPVEKCPVCGAELEPVTDVLDCWVDSSITPLIITKWGKDEKWFKHNFPAALRPQGTDIIRTWAFYTIFRTYILTGEKPWHDILINGMVAGPDGRKMSKSYGNVVAPDEVIPKYGADALRLWTALAPPGEDHPFKWETVDYNYRFLQKVWNIYRFAERHIKDLDYNANKDIELEPLDRWILSRLHRLIKFATEEMEKYRFNLLTRELITFVWHEVADDYIEMIKYRLYGDDEESKLKARVALYELLYNILLLLAPFVPHITEELYQEVFKDKIGAKSIHLLEWPAYNEARIDENAEKLGELARELVGVMRRYKNSHGLALNAKLKYVAIYATDSYEMLKAIEKDIAGTMNIERLEIIKGEPELEERIVEIKPNFRTVGPRYGKLVPKIVAYLKQNAEVVAKALKESGKVEFEIEGQKIELSKDDIVLRKAVFSEGEEVETAVVDDAVILFF